CCTGGCGCTCGGTGGCTCGGGTGGGTCGTTCCAAGGAGGCGCGTCACGTTCCGTCCGGGGTCTCTCCACCACGAGGTTCAAAGGAGAGACGCCTCATGACCCATGGCGACATCAACGTTCGTGGCAACAACCCTCCGCAGTCCCGTTTCCACTTCCAAGGCCGCTTCGGCCGGCTCTTCACGGGGCTGCGACCCTTCGCGCCCGATACACCCGAGGTGCGCGAGAAGCTCCTCGAGCTCGGCGAGAAGGGCGGGTTGATGGATGCCCAGGACGGAGCCCCCATCGCCAACAACCCGAACAACGATGCCATCTCCTCGGGCTTCACCTTCCTCGGGCAGTTCATCGATCACGATCTCACCTTCGATCCGACCTCCAGCCTGGAGAGGCAGAATGATCCCGAGGCGCTCGAGAACTTCCGCACCCCGGCGCTCGAGCTGGACAACGTGTATGGCTCCGGCCCGGGCGCCTCGCCCCACCTGTACAATCAGCGCGATCGCAGCAAGTTCCTGATCGACGAGTCCGCGCCGAACGACGTGCCGCGCAACAGCCAGGGCACCGCGCTCCTCGCGGATCCGCGCAATGACGAGAACCTCATCGTCAGCCAGCTCCACCTGGCGATGCTCAAGTTCCACAACGCCATGGTCGATCGCGTGCGCGCCCAGGGGATCCCCGCCGGCCAGGTGTTCGTCGAGGCCCAGCAGCGGGTGCGTTGGCACTACCAGTGGGTGATCCTCCACGAGTTCCTTCCGAAGATCGTGGGCGAGGAGGGGGTGCGGCAGGTGCTCGGCACGCGTCCGAGCGAGCGGCTCTTCCAGTGGCGCAACCAGCCCTTCATGCCGGTGGCCCTCGGGCCAGGACATGGCCCGGAGTCTGCGCCTGCCCGTGCTCACGCCCGAGGAACTCAGCCTCTTGAAACCGCTCGGTGCGGGGTTCGAGCGCTCCACGCCGCCCTGGTACTACATCCTGCGCGAGGCGGAGCTGCGCGGAGGGGGCAGGCGGCTCGGGCCCTTGGGGGGGCGCATCGTCGCCGAGGTCTTCATCGGCCTGCTGCAGGGAGACCGCAGCGCGTTCCTGAACGCGGCTCCGGACTGGAAGCCGGAGCTGGCCAACGCCCGGGGCGAGTTCACCATGGGGGATCTGTTGACGTTCGCCAGGGTCGCCTGATGCGTCCCACCGGCCCGGCCCTCGGGGCCGGGCGGGTGCCTGTCCACAATGGGACACCGTGGCGTATTGCCACAGACGCGGATTGAAGGGCCCGCCGGTCACGTGGCCCGGGTGCGCCCCTCGGAAGAGCCGGTGGCGGTGCGGCCGCGCGCTCGGGAGTGAGGCGGAACGCCACAGCGGGCCCTCCTCCATCCGCCGACGGCTCTCCGGGGAGGAAGGGTTGGCACGTCACTCGCAGTGCTCGGGCAGAGGTTCTTCGCACGAGAGGTCAGCCCGATGAAGATGCACTCCAAGGTGATGGTGGTCGCGGCGATGGGGGCTGTCCTGGTGGCCAGCGCGAGTGCTCTTTCCCGCCAGCCGGCGTTCGTCGCCAGTGTCAGCCTCATGGTGGTGAGCCTGATGGGGGTGTGGGCGACGCTGCACGGGCAGCCGCTGCGCCGGGCGTATGGGTTGGAGGAGGAGGGGACGGGGCTGGGCGAGTTCTCGCGGTGGACGCCCGTGAGCCTTGGAGCCGGGCTCTCGCGAGTGGTGGAGGCCGGGAGTGAGACGCGCCGCCGGGACGCCGAGCTGGAGAAGACGGTCCGGCAGCGGACGTCCGAGCTGGAGCTGGCCAACGCGCGGCTCGGCGAGCAGTTGCGGCAGGTCCAGGTCGCGCGGGCGCGGCGGATCGCCACCGAGCGGTGGGGAGCGCTCCACCAACTGTCGGTGGGGCTGAGCCATGAGCTGAGTGAGCCGCTCACCATCCTCCTGGGCAACATCGACTACGTCCATTTGCAGCTTGGGCTGCCGGGGGCGAGCTGCCCGGAGGCGCAGTTGATGATGAGCGAGGCGCTCGCCGATGCGCGCCACGTGGCCGAGCGCATCCGCCGCATCGCGGCGGACCTCGAGAGTCTCTCCGTGCCGGCGGATCTGGAGGACGGCCCGGTGGATGTCGTGGCCACCCTGCGCGGGGCGATGGAGAAGGTGTCGCTCGAGAGCGAGGGACGGGCGCGGTGGGTGTCGGTGTTGCACGCGGTGCCGCGGGTGCGGGGCGACCGGGCACGGCTGCACCAGGTGTTCCAGCACCTGTTCACCCACGCGGCCCGTGAGTTTCCGCTGGAAGGGGAGGCGCCGATGCCGCTCCAGCTCTCCGTGCGGATGTCCAATGCCTCGCGGGTCGTCGTGGAGATGAGCGCGGGCAAAGGCATTCCCGAGGAGAACCCGGAGCGCGTCTTCCAGCCGTTCGTCGCCCCGCGGCCCACGGGAGTGGGCACGGGCCTGGAGCTGGCGGTGTGCCATCGCCTCGTCACCGCGATCGGTGGTGAGTTGTCCGTGCACGGCGAGCCGGGCCGTGGCTCCTTCTTCCGCGTGGAGCTGCCGACGTTCCAGGACGCCTGACGCCCACTCCCAGCTCCCTTTGTGCCAGGTCCTTCAAGCCTACCTGTAGGCCGTTCTAGATGCTGCCCAGCAGCAGGCTCACGTGGCACGATCTCCGAGTGGGACGGCTGCGTGGCCCAAGGCCAAGGGGGAGACGAATGCCGCAGCACTTACAGAACCGCAGCCGCTTCGCCGTGGCTGACGCACTGCTGCTGGACAATGAGGGACGCGAGCTGTTGGTGGTGTGTGTCGCAGGGCGCTTCGTATTGCCGCCCGCGGGTCACTCGACTACCGAGCCCCTACGGGTGAGCGAGGAGCAGCACCCTCCCCCCCGGGTGGACGAATACTGGGGGAGCCAGCTTGCTCGAGCCTGCGCCTTGAGGGGCAGCTGGTGTACTCGCGCCCGGGAACGGACGTGTACGTTACCGGCCACGCTTGGGCTCCTCAGGGGAAACCGACGAAGGAGGGAGTGGTGGGGGTGAGGGTGGGCTCCTGCCGCAAGGTGGCCCGTGTCTTCGGCCCCCGAGTGTGGCAGCAGGGGCTGTGGGGAGTGCGACCCTCCGCGCCGCTGCCCTACGAGCAAGTGCCGTTGCGCTGGGAGAGGAGCGTGGGAGGTGAGCGCGAGCCGTGCAATCCCGTGGGGTGTGGTCTGTATGGCTCGGCGCGGGAGGCGGTGAACAAGCCGCTGCCCAACGTGGAGGACGTGGAGCAACTGTTGGAAAGCCCCACGCAGCAGGTGGTGCCGGTAGGCTTCGGCCCGGTGGCGCGGCATTGGGAGCTGCGGCGCCGGTACGCGGGCACGTATGACGCGCATTGGGTGGAGCGGCGCGCGCCGCTGTGGCCCCGAGACTTCGACGAGCGCTTCTTCCAGGCCGCGGCGCCGGGGTTGAACGTAGCGAGCCGGTTGAAGGGGGGCGAAGAGGTGGTGCTGGAAGGTCTGTCCCCAGATGGGCGGCGGGAGTTCCTGCTACCGCGCTGGAGGCTGGGGCTGGAGAGTCACTTCAGGCAGCGGATCGTCCGGCGGGAATTGGTGCTGGATGGGGTGCACCTGGAGCCGGACGAAGGGGTGGTGACACTGCTGTGGCGTGCAGCGGTACCGGCGCACCGGGAACTGGCGGAGTACGAGTTCAGCCGGGTGCGTGAGCTGGCCCAAGGGGAGGTGCTGTCATGAGCAGGCTCCCTGCGACCGGAGAGGTAAATGTGCCTGGCAGTTGCGCTGCGCCAAAACTCTTGCTCTACGCGATGGCCCAGGGATGGGAGCCCCTCGAGATGATTGAGCAGTGGTTTGGACCCGCCAAGGGAGACAAAGAACATGGTCAGAACTACAAGCCATGTCAGACCTGTCGGAAGCTATTGCCAGTGTTGTTGTGCGAGGCGAGGCAAAGGGCGCAGGACGAGCCGGTCGAGCAGAGGGAATGATCGGTCAGCACACGTGGAACAACCATGACCACCAAAATAGAAGATGTTGTGCGGTTCATTCTTGACCTTTGGCCTTCGTCGCGGACGCCGCTGCGGGGTTCTTCAATGGACGAGATCCGTCGATTGGAGGCCATTCAAGGACGTGCGCTGCCAGAGTCTTACAAGGAGTTCCTGGCACATGTTGGGCACGAGCGCGACGGTCTGGCCTGGGAGCACATTGATTTCAGGTCAGGTGCAATTGAAAAATTCATGACACGATCTCGTCGCTTGAGTCTGGTGCCGCGGAGATATATGCTTGTCGGGCGAGATCTGACTGAATCGGAGCTTGAGTACTTCCTTGATCTGGGGATGGGCCCCGACACCGAGCCTCCGATCGTTCGCGTGCCTGTCATCAACCTCGAGGAGGCGCTGGAGCCAGAAGACGAGAGAATACATCCAGATGCAACAGGTCTGGCGGAAATGCTTTTTCGCGAGGCATACTATGACCTGCGCGTCGAGCCCTTGCAGCACGTGTCCTTGCTCTCCGATGTGAGGGGGGAGGACCCACCCAAGGGACGAGTCGAGGAGGTGCTGTCAGAGTTGGGCTTGAGCAGACATCCACTTTCTGGCCCCTGGGTCCAAGGCTATGAGTCTGATGAAGGGATCATTGAGGTAAGGTGGCTCGGCGGAAAGGGGCTTCAACTCATCACCGCTTCGGACGACAAGGGGTGGGTCTCAAAAACAGGCAAGGAGCTGCGCAGCAGGCTGCCGGTTGCGTTGATCTGATCGCGTTGCCGATGGAGTCACCTGATGCGTTCGTATGCCCTGTTTGACCACCCGGAGGCCGAGGCGTTTTGCCGCGACTTGGGGGAGAATCATCTCTCGGAGATGACATTCCTGCTAGCCCAGAGGCTGCGCCACATGCATGACCCGGAGGTGCCCTGGACTCGGTTGGCACAGTTGGAGGCACGCGCCCTGGCTCATGCCGAAGCCCTGCATGCTGGAAATGCGGCAGGCCTGCCCCATGCACGAGAACTGCTGGCCGAGGACGAGGCGGACCGCGTGCGTGCCTCTGTCTATGCTCTAGCCCTGCAAGGATCCAAGGGAGTGGATGAGGTTGTCCAATCTCTGGCCGATGCACCCAAGGAGCTACTCTCTGCTTGGTTCGAGGCCCTGGCCCTGGTGCCCCACTCCGCCGTTGCGGTTGGCCTGCATGGCCTGTTGCGTTCACCCCGCCCGGAGGTACGTGCCTCCGCCGTTTACTGGCTGGGTTGGAGGCGCGAGGGTGAAGCGGCACTCCTGCTGCCGCTGCTATCGGAGCCCCACCCTCTTGTGCGAATGGCCGCCGCGCTTGCACTGGCGCGGCGGCGCCACTACCCAGCCCTACAAAACCTGGCTCAAGAAGCCTTACAGTTCGCTGGAGGTGCGCACCCGAGCTGCTTGGGAACTTGCCCTGCGTACCCACCAACCTGTGGACTTCGAGCCTGATTGGCTTGTGGTCCGCCAATGTCAGGCTCTGGATCAATGGCAGAAAATACTTGAATTGCGCGGCAGCGGTTGATGCTGGACGGCGCACGGTGGAACTGGGGCCGTGCTCCGCGGCCTTCAGTCGCCCGAGGTGGCACCTGCGCCGAAGAGGGCTGCAACCTTGTCGGATCCGAAGTGGGCGTGGACTTGTTCCGGTTACGTGGGGCAGGCTCGGAGGGCCAATCACATGGACGGATAGCGACCGCGCTGGCGGCGCCAGCTCCCGCCGGAGCCGCTGGGGCGAACCGTGAATGATCAGGTACCGTCTCGTCGAAGGAGCATCGAGCATGACTGAACCCCCTGCCAGGACGAGAAGCACGCGCGTTTCGCGAATCATCAAGGCGCCACGTGAGGCCATCTACCGGGCCTTCCTCGAGCCCGAAGCGGTGGCCGCGTGGCTCCGGCCGCCCGACATGCTGGCGCGCGTGCACGAATTCGACCCGCGTGAAGGCGGCAGGTTCCGAATGTCGCTGTCCTACAAGAATCCAGCGGCTTCACCCCGGGGCAAGACCTCCGAGGACACGGACACGTACCAGGGAAGATTCGCCCAACTGGTCCCGTACGAGAAGATCGTGGAGCTCATCGAGTTCGAATCGCGAGACGCCGCGTTCGCGGGCGAGATGAAGTTCACGGCCCTCCTCGCCGACACCGGGGAGGGAACCGAGGTCTCCTTGATCTGCGAGGACATACCGCCGGGCATCAGTCTCGAGGACAACGAACTGGGCTCGAGCCTGTCACTCCAGAACCTCGCGGCTTTCATCGAGTGAGCCATTCATGGCATCTCCCGCGACCCAGGTTTGGGCGCGGTGGGTTGCTCGAGCCGCTCGAGGACCTTCTCCGCGTTCGCGTTCTTGGGGTTCAGCTCCAGGGAGCGGCGGTAGTTCTGGATGGCCAGCGCCTTGTCGCCGCTGGCCGCATAGGCCTCGCCGAGACTGTCGTAGCAGTTGGCGGCGGTGGGGAACATCTCCACGTTGAGCTTGAAGAACTCGATGGCCTCCGGCACGCGCGCGGACCGACCCATGGGTCCGTTGGTTACGATGCGGCACCGAGATGATTGCACGGCCGGGGCCGGATTCGTCGCGCCGCCCGCCGGGGTTCAATCCGTGGTGGGCTCCAGGTGCGCCAGGAACTCCAAGGCGCTGACGCCGGGCATGAAGAAATAGCCTCCGCCCTTCATGGTCACGAAGCTCTGGATGCCCGTCACGCACCGCCGCAGCGGCTTCATGGGGATGGTCATCACGCCGCTTTCCTGGTTCGACGAGACGGGATCCCGCTCATCGTACAGCCGCCCGAATTTCTCGTTGTGCAACCAGCTTTGCTGGACGAACTCGAACTGCCGCCCGAGCTGGGCGTTGAGCGCGATGAAGATCAGCCCCTGTTCCGGGGAGGTGTTCTCCGTCTGGGGCTCACAACGGTAGGGGATGCCTCGGCGGAGGAGCCGATGCCGCCGGCTCACCAGCTTGGACAAACCCGGCTCGGGCGCGAGCGAGTCGCGCGGGTTGGCGCGTCGGATGTGGGAGGTCATCGGGCAGCCCAGGCCCGCGGCATCGTCCTCGCTGTAGGTGAACGCGTTGGAGTGCCCATGGGGGCCTGGCTCGGGGGCTTCGAGTTGATCCGGCTTCAAGGGAGCGCCATTGGACCAGCGCCCCATGAGCTTGGCCTTCAGCCATTCCTTCTTCTTCTCGTCGTCCTGGGGGCAGCCGTCGGTGAGTTCCTTGCTCTTCTGCTCCACGAACGCGTTGAAGCCATCGACGTCCTGCTGGAGCTTGCGCAGCACGAGATAGGAGCCGTCGAGACCCAGGTCCTTGCGCCCCGCCTGCGCCGCCGCGTTGAGCCGGCCGAGAGAATCCCTGCTCTCGTGGACGGTCGGCGAGAGCGGCTTCTCTTGATATTCATTGTCATGACCCAGGATGAATTCACCCGCGGCGATGGGGCTGTCGTAGTCCTCGGAAGGGCGCTCATGTTTCCTGAACCCCTGGATCACCGGCTGGGAGACCCCATCCTCGAAGCCGAAGGGCTCACGGGAGGTGAGCTGGCCGTGCTTGTCCCTCGGGTGGGCGGCGCGCTGGCAGTAGAGCTCTTGAACACCGGCCTTCGCGAACAGCGTCCGTTGGCGGACCAGCCGGGCGCATAGCTCCTCCTCGTTCCGGGCATAGAGCATCAGCAATACATGGATGTCTTCGTCGCGCGGTCCTCCGGGACGCGTGCCGCCGAACTCCCAATGTTCGGGGGCGCTCGTTCCGGTATCTCCGAGCACATGGGCCCGGCCGGCCATGCCCTTGCGGAACTCGAAGGGGAACGTCTGGAGCGCGTCCTTGTCCAGGCCGAGGGCCTTCAGGCCGTGCCAGGTGAACGCCACGTTCATGCACGCGGTCCACCGCTCGAGCCGCTCAGTGGGGATCTCCGCCGCTGTCGTGAGTTCCCCCTTCAGGATCTCCCGAAGCCACGCCCGGAACGGACCTGCGTCCTGGATCTTCAACAGCAGGAAGGCGGCGGTCGCCATGCGCTTGTAGCCATGGACGATGAGCCCCTGGATGTCGTCCAGCTTCACGGGAGATGGGGGCGGAATGGCCTTCGGAGCGGCGGCTCCTGAGAGGAGTCTGCGCGCGTAGGACACCCAGCTTCCGGGTTGTGACATGAGGGATTCTCCTGTGAAGGATGTGGGTTGGACGGCGATGGGTGGAGAGCAGTCTCTCCTGGAGGATGGAGACGGCCTGACGAAGGCTCAGCAGCTTTTCCTGGTAGGGAAAGCGGCCCTGTTCCAGATAGGCTTTCAGGGACTGGCGCATGGGCGCGTTCTCTGGACGGCTCAATCCTTCCTGGATGAGGACCTGGCGCAGATCGAGGGCCTCGTGGAGGTCGGTGACGGCCAATGCGGCGGGGGGCGCCTCTCCATGGCTCAGGGCACTGTAGTGGACGAGGGTGGGGCACTGCACGCTGCGGATCCACTCCTTGAAAGGCTCCACGAAGGGCTGGCCCGAGGGAAAACCCTTCGAGCCGCTCCAGATGAGCTTGAGGAAGGTGCTCACATCCTCGTGGTCCACGAACGCATCGATATAGGCTTCCCAGCTCTCGTCATAGGTGACGATGAACAGCAATTGCCGCTTCGCGCCGCGCTGGAAGATCGCCCACCGCGCGAAGTGGATGACCCGCATGTCATTCATGCCCACCAGGTTGCGTTTGAGCCGCCAGTCGACGAGCCTCATGAAGAAGCGTTGCCGGAGCCGGCCGAGTGCGCTGGAGGGGACGTCCGTGACGAGGATCATCGAGTTCTGGACGGGTCCCTGCCGCGCATCGATCTCCTCGCGCAGCGCGTCGGGGACCGTGACGTGCTCGACCGTCTGGCGAGGACGCGCGAACCGGTTCTTGAGCCGGACGAGCAGGCGCAAGGGTTTGTCGACGAGGAGGTAGGTGAGGGTCGCGAGGGCCGCTTCGAGGAACGCGGCGTTCTGGTGGCGTTGCCACTCCGGAGTGGTCACGCGTACGAGGTGGGGGCCGAGGTGTTCGCGCAGGTCGTCGTACACGGAGGTGGCCTCGAGCCGCTCCAGAAAGGGACGCCGGTAGGGATTGTTCAGATAGGCATCGGCCTCCGCGCGCAACGCCTGCAGTTCCCGGACCGCCGGGACGGAGGCGACGCGGTAGGCGAAGTCGACGTGCCGTGTGTTGTAGGGCGCCGCGTGCTTCAGCAGGTAGTGCTTGACGAGCTCGGGCCGCGCCAGCCCCGCCGCCGGATAGCCTTCGCAGTGGGAATAGATCTCATCGAAGCTCGTATCTCCCGACAGGGAGGCCTGGGCGGCGAGTGCGTCCACGAGCAGCCCGAGGGCGGTGCGGAGCTGTTTCCGCCCATGAAGCGAGGCGGACAGGCGCAGGTCGGCACCGAGGATGAGATGGCAATCCTCGCGAGGCTCGCCTGGTGGGCCGTCCCAGGGCGCGCCGCCAAGGATGCTCCAGTGCGCGAAATAGAGCGCCTGGATGCCGCGAAACGGGTGGGGTTGACGGGCCTGGATGGTTCGATCCAGCTCCCGCAGCCTGGAGGTCAAACCCTCCACGGCTTCAGGACGGATCTTCGTGATGATGCTCAATGTGCCGTGGAACATGCGGTGTCACCCAGTCCGAAGAGGAGCGTGGTTCGTGTTGAACATGAGTTGCGAGGAGCCTTGGCCGGTGGCGTCTGGCGCCGGGCGTCGGAGTGGGCGAGCACCCGGCGCACCAGGCCCTCGAACTCTTCCAGGGGAGAACTCTTGGGCACGAACCGGGCGCCCGGAGCGTGGGGGTCTCCCGAGGAACTGTGGATGATGATGGGAATTTCGTGCAGGCGCTCGTCGGCGTGGAGTTGATGGCACAACTCCAGCCCGTCCATACGGGGCATCATCCAATCCGTCACCACCAGTTCCGGTGGATTTTGCCGGGCGATGGACAGGGCCTCACGTCCGTCGTGCGCCTCGATCACCCGGTAATCCATCTGCTCCAGCACCTCCCGGAAGAGGTCGAGCAGATCTTGTTCATCGTCAACCAGGAGAATCGTGCGCATGGTGTCCTCCGCTTTGGTTCGAAATGTCTCTCCCTACACGGAAGGAGTTTGACTACCTTCTCTGTGATTCAGACCGGCCATGCATGAAGCTGTCCGTGAAGATGGGAATGGGAGAGCGGGGAGGAGTGTCCGTGGGGGCGGGCGATGCCAGGGGTTGTCTGTCCGCCACCTGCCCATCCGTGTGAGCCTGTCCGGGTCGAGGAGCATGTCTCCTTTCCCGAGGGGCGCGGTAGCTGGGGCGGGCTCGCCAGGACCGGTGGCCATTCCTTGCTCACGCTCGCGCCGGTCCTTAATCCTGGGATGAGGCGCTGCGCCAGGTGGTCCGGCGGGGACACCGGAGGGCGAAGGAATGCGTCAGGACGACAGGGATTCGAACGAAGAGCTGTTGGAGTGGGAGACCAGGATGACTGGTGCTCCAAACGAGGGGGACGAGGACGAGGAGCTCGACGACGACTTCCTGAGGCAGATCACCCAGGTGGCCGTCCCCCTGCGGACTCCGCGCCGGGGAGAGCATCTGGGAGGGCCGGATGGCCATCGGTTCGAGATCCTCGAACAGATTGGGGGCGGCGCCATGGGCCTGGTCTTCCGGGCCCGGGACCAGGAGCTGCAG
This sequence is a window from Cystobacter ferrugineus. Protein-coding genes within it:
- a CDS encoding sensor histidine kinase, which produces MKMHSKVMVVAAMGAVLVASASALSRQPAFVASVSLMVVSLMGVWATLHGQPLRRAYGLEEEGTGLGEFSRWTPVSLGAGLSRVVEAGSETRRRDAELEKTVRQRTSELELANARLGEQLRQVQVARARRIATERWGALHQLSVGLSHELSEPLTILLGNIDYVHLQLGLPGASCPEAQLMMSEALADARHVAERIRRIAADLESLSVPADLEDGPVDVVATLRGAMEKVSLESEGRARWVSVLHAVPRVRGDRARLHQVFQHLFTHAAREFPLEGEAPMPLQLSVRMSNASRVVVEMSAGKGIPEENPERVFQPFVAPRPTGVGTGLELAVCHRLVTAIGGELSVHGEPGRGSFFRVELPTFQDA
- a CDS encoding DUF2169 family type VI secretion system accessory protein gives rise to the protein MCRRALRIAARGSLDYRAPTGERGAAPSPPGGRILGEPACSSLRLEGQLVYSRPGTDVYVTGHAWAPQGKPTKEGVVGVRVGSCRKVARVFGPRVWQQGLWGVRPSAPLPYEQVPLRWERSVGGEREPCNPVGCGLYGSAREAVNKPLPNVEDVEQLLESPTQQVVPVGFGPVARHWELRRRYAGTYDAHWVERRAPLWPRDFDERFFQAAAPGLNVASRLKGGEEVVLEGLSPDGRREFLLPRWRLGLESHFRQRIVRRELVLDGVHLEPDEGVVTLLWRAAVPAHRELAEYEFSRVRELAQGEVLS
- a CDS encoding SMI1/KNR4 family protein, giving the protein MTTKIEDVVRFILDLWPSSRTPLRGSSMDEIRRLEAIQGRALPESYKEFLAHVGHERDGLAWEHIDFRSGAIEKFMTRSRRLSLVPRRYMLVGRDLTESELEYFLDLGMGPDTEPPIVRVPVINLEEALEPEDERIHPDATGLAEMLFREAYYDLRVEPLQHVSLLSDVRGEDPPKGRVEEVLSELGLSRHPLSGPWVQGYESDEGIIEVRWLGGKGLQLITASDDKGWVSKTGKELRSRLPVALI
- a CDS encoding HEAT repeat domain-containing protein, which codes for MHDPEVPWTRLAQLEARALAHAEALHAGNAAGLPHARELLAEDEADRVRASVYALALQGSKGVDEVVQSLADAPKELLSAWFEALALVPHSAVAVGLHGLLRSPRPEVRASAVYWLGWRREGEAALLLPLLSEPHPLVRMAAALALARRRHYPALQNLAQEALQFAGGAHPSCLGTCPAYPPTCGLRA
- a CDS encoding SRPBCC family protein, which produces MTEPPARTRSTRVSRIIKAPREAIYRAFLEPEAVAAWLRPPDMLARVHEFDPREGGRFRMSLSYKNPAASPRGKTSEDTDTYQGRFAQLVPYEKIVELIEFESRDAAFAGEMKFTALLADTGEGTEVSLICEDIPPGISLEDNELGSSLSLQNLAAFIE
- a CDS encoding tetratricopeptide repeat protein — encoded protein: MGRSARVPEAIEFFKLNVEMFPTAANCYDSLGEAYAASGDKALAIQNYRRSLELNPKNANAEKVLERLEQPTAPKPGSREMP
- a CDS encoding Dyp-type peroxidase produces the protein MATAAFLLLKIQDAGPFRAWLREILKGELTTAAEIPTERLERWTACMNVAFTWHGLKALGLDKDALQTFPFEFRKGMAGRAHVLGDTGTSAPEHWEFGGTRPGGPRDEDIHVLLMLYARNEEELCARLVRQRTLFAKAGVQELYCQRAAHPRDKHGQLTSREPFGFEDGVSQPVIQGFRKHERPSEDYDSPIAAGEFILGHDNEYQEKPLSPTVHESRDSLGRLNAAAQAGRKDLGLDGSYLVLRKLQQDVDGFNAFVEQKSKELTDGCPQDDEKKKEWLKAKLMGRWSNGAPLKPDQLEAPEPGPHGHSNAFTYSEDDAAGLGCPMTSHIRRANPRDSLAPEPGLSKLVSRRHRLLRRGIPYRCEPQTENTSPEQGLIFIALNAQLGRQFEFVQQSWLHNEKFGRLYDERDPVSSNQESGVMTIPMKPLRRCVTGIQSFVTMKGGGYFFMPGVSALEFLAHLEPTTD
- a CDS encoding response regulator, producing the protein MRTILLVDDEQDLLDLFREVLEQMDYRVIEAHDGREALSIARQNPPELVVTDWMMPRMDGLELCHQLHADERLHEIPIIIHSSSGDPHAPGARFVPKSSPLEEFEGLVRRVLAHSDARRQTPPAKAPRNSCSTRTTLLFGLGDTACSTAH